In Carassius gibelio isolate Cgi1373 ecotype wild population from Czech Republic chromosome B17, carGib1.2-hapl.c, whole genome shotgun sequence, the genomic stretch ACAAACTGGAGGGTAACTGTGGAGATTCCTGATCAACTTACTTAGATGTTAGATCATTTAAAATGGTTTCTTTTTATAATATGTGTTTGACTgaaacatctgtgtgtgtgtgtcgtctcagagttgctggagtgtgtgtgtcagcggTTCCCAAATTCTCTGTCTCCTGATGTGCTGTTTGCTCACTGTAGCTGGGAAAACGTGGTCCAGTGGAACAAAGACCCAGAGGTAAAGTCTTTAAACAATCTCTTGTTAAGCTTTGGTAAATGAGAGCCGGTTATTGTTTAGAAATGACCGGGGGAAAAAATGccaaccaaattattattatttttttttggtaattcttTTTGTGAAAGAATTGCATTTATTCGTTTCGAAGTACTTGTTCGTAAAAGTAGAGGAGTATTAGAGGAACTGTAGAAATGTCAAGCAGTCATGGATGACTTCCTTTCTCTTCAGGTGGGGCAGTACTTTGAGTGGTCTGTGGAGTTTTTAAAGATGATATCCAGTCCTCACATTCAGTTGGGTAAGAGATATTTGGCAAACATTGACTAAATaaaagctgtgtttttgtgttgGCAGAGCAATGAATATGAAGCTGGCACAAACTTCCATGTGATAACTCTCTATCTTTCATCTACGCTCTTCTCTCAGGAGTCTCTGCTATGATGTGGCAGACCTTCATAGTCAAGCGCTTTTCGGCTGCTGCCTTCCTAATGGAAAaggtttgcatttattttattctggCTTTTCGTCTTTGTGTGTTGCATTGAAGATTTAATAATTGACTGACTTGACTGtgcatgtgttgatgtaggtggGAAAGGCACCTAAAGACCGGCTGTGCAGACGGGTAAGAGAAGTCACAAAGCATCAATTAAAGTCAGATctgtttcatttcattcaattaggtgtatatgtgtgtgtgttttaaggatGTAGGAATGGGAGACGCCGCTGTGAGGAGTTTCCTGGGCTCTTGTGTGCAGTTACTACAGGCCCTGATGGAGGTCTCATCTTCCTCTTTTCTCccttcttttccttttttctccAGAGTAAGGACTGATTAAACTGGATGCATGGGCGCAAGCATGTCTGAAGTTACTGTGTTTTACAGTGATGAGCAGTGCATGGGTTGAAATAAAAGCGAGACATGTATTCTAAACCTGCTTTCTCTCTCAGGCGGATTCAGCGGTTGAGGAAGTGTCTGCTCCAGATGTGTGCGTGGAGGAAGTGTGGGGCGGTGCTGAGGGTCCAGTGTCTATAGTGGAGTTAGCTCTGGATCAGAGGTCTGTTCACTATCCGCTCGTGCAGCATCACTGTGTGTTAGCGTCACTGCTACATGCCACCATGACCTTCTCTCTGCGTCTGAAACCGCTCAGCTTGTTCGACAGCAAggtaaaagcacacacacacacacacacagtgaagtgATTATGCGTGGGACACATTTTCGACTCCAACCTGCACAATTCTAAATTCTGCACAATATTAAATGATCTGCAATTTGAGTttttcaaatattacattttccatgaaatgaaaattgcattttttttttttgtgccttttaTAATCTTTAACCAAAAACATTAACTTCCACGCCCCAAATTTGCAACAACACCTCTTCTCTGATGACCGGTCACTCATATGAGATCACAGCACTTCAATTCCTGATGGacatttttttcactttcaagaAGCCATTTCACTCAAAATTCATTACAATTTCTGTTTTATGGCAACTTATTCTTGTTGTCCTTTTCTATCGCCTACAGGGTAAGAATGCGTTTTTTAGAGATTTGTCATCCATTCAGTTGCTGCCCAGTGGAGACATGGACCCCAGCCTGGTGGCTTTGAGACAAGAGGTGAGTCCCAGCGCCACCCTCAGCACTGGAGGCAGAACTGAACACCTCCATGCAAAATGGCTTCATTTTATAGTCACATACATCTTATACATTGACAGTGAAATTTAGACCGAATGGCTCTTAAATAACAGATCATAAGATGTTTATAGCTTGCCTCTGAACCAATGTTTATGTATTactgtcatgtgtgtgtgtgtgtagtttctgATGAACGTGTTGACAGGCTGGGTGAAGGTTCTAGCAGAATCGGAGGAGAATGGTGTCAAACACAGCGGTGCTGAAGACATGTGGCCATCTGTGTGTATGGAGCTCTCGTCTCTACTGCAGGTCAATACTGACATCCTGCGCAGACACCTCGTCTGTGAGCTCTACAACCAGGGCCTGGACTTGCGGGCCGAGGAGGTAACacgcacatgcatgcacacacacgtttgtttttgtgaaaagtgggttcatcccataggtgtaataggtttttatactgtccaaactgtatattctatggccctacaccaaccctaaccctcacaggaaactttgtgcattttaactttctcaaaaaaactaattctgtatggtttataagcgttttgaaaaatggggacatgggttatgtcctcataagtcaccctctccttgtaatacctgtctcatacccatgtcattataaagagtcgtgtcctgatatgtcacaaaaacaagagcacacacacacacacacacacacacaaacacaaactattAAACCTCCTAAGCTTATAAACAAGAATGAAATATAgattctaattattttattttttatttaatttttctctttttttaagtatatatttctttttttttctcttagtttcgaaatgttctctttttctttattttttcttcttgtaatttcttaatattttccttttttttttagtatattagcttttatttcttgtttttaactTTCTCTTTGCACTTTGTCTTTTTCTGATGTCTCAGGTGATGATGGAGGTGCAGGACAAGGATGTTTTGGGCTCTCAGCTGCTGGTGTTGACTGGTCAGAGACTCTCCTTCTCTCTGCTCCATGCCCAGTCACAGACCAAACCCAGCATGGAGCTGTTGGCCCGTCTGCCGCCCACGCTCTGCACCTGGCTGAAGGCTATGGTGAGATCCCACAGACTGCACAGTTCTCAAAACTCTTGTCATCTTACACTCATCTGTGTCATGGTTTGTGTTGCTAGGACCCTAGTGAGCTGCGCTGTCCCTCGGTCCCTCTGTCTCAAAGCAGTCGACTGATCAACAAAGTCATCGAGATGCTCCCCGAAAACCATGCCCAGTACAGCCTTGCCCTCCACCTGCTGGAGGCCGTGGACTCTTTCCATGAAGAGCCCTGATATAAAGAAATGCACGGGAGGAGAGAATgagacttttttatatatattctagaCTTCAAAAGTTTTCCAGAATCCCTGAGACATGGAAAACCACCCAGTCATCATTATCATTATGAGTAATCTGCTTAATTTAGCAGACTTGAATTTCTTTTCACAATGATCACTAAAATAACATATCAAGAGCAATAGCACATCTAGAGCATGTGCTATCCCACAATGCCTGTGCACACTGAACGTGTCACAAATAAAGAGCCTGGAGTCTCTAGTGTCTAGAGTATTATTAGGATAAAAACAACGTTATTCATGTACAGTAGTTCTGTAATTAAAGATGATTGGCATTCTTTACAAGGaagctttaaaataatattgtgctGTAATCAGTATAATCAAAACATTTCAGAATCTTAACAccatgggggggggggtctattttctatttcaaattctAAATGTTGTTGTTCATTTATTCTGACAGTTAATCATTGATCTCGTTGATGCTGTTTAGTAGCAAACACGCTCTAAAATGTCATGCTattgtatgttattttaaatgtataagttTAGGTGTGGTTTCAAGACGAGACAAAAGAAAGATTTCACTTAAGTAGAGCTGAACTTTTATGCAGTCTTGTACCAGCTGTGCCTGGCTGCTCATTTAATGCAACGTTAACCATGATACCAAAAATAAAGACAATTTCGAGAACTGTTGTGGAATTCATTTACTTAACCTGTTAGTAAATAATGTgtgttattatataaatttggaAAAGTGGGAGTAAATGAAGATTCACACAGAAATGTACATTCTCTTtcctatgtgtactgtgtttattggTTAAGCAATAAAAGTGACGTCATAAAGCATCAATTAACAGGTAAACTGAGAAACTAAAACTGACAAACTCTTTCCTCAATGAGCCTCATTTATGAAACAAGCAGAGAACGTTCATTTAGCAAAACCTTTGTTAGATAAACTGCAACCTTAATGTTAAAATTGAAGACCGATTTCACAACAGACTTCTGCTTTGGCTTCATGAATGAGTCACGCTGACATTACAGTACATCTTCAGTtcaaaatatgacaataaaataCACCCTTTCATGGCTTAATATCCCCAAAAATAAGATCGATCTGTTCAACCGAACCTTTCACCCATTGCAAAAACAAGCACGTATGGACATACAAATACACAAAGGCCCTTTTCAGTGTACTGAATCAATTTGCTTTTAACCTGCAGCAGAGAACTGCGCTGTTTTTCGATGAATCTGCGCATTTTTTTTGCTTCCAAATTCCTGCTTTATTCACTTATAACAGTTCATCTCCCGTTTGACCCCTGAAAAACACGATCCCCCTCTCCCACAGCTTCAGACAACTTTCTGCCTGTTACAATAGCAGCTTCACACTGGTCCGTGTTAGCCCTTGCAGTCTCGTTCaccagaggaagaggaggatgaggagggcCGGTGGGCAGTAGTCATGGCAACAGTCAGGGCGATTACTTGGCGTTCTCCAGCACGGTTTTACATCGTGGGCAGAGACAGTCTGGCTCATCTGATGTGTACCGTCGACATCTGGGACAGCGTGACAGAGAGGTGGGCATCGCAGCTACACTGTATGAACTCTCCTCGCGAATCATGCCCCCTACACAACACAACATACACTTCTGTCACACAAAACTACCTGAACGAGTTACTTTGGTAAAGACAAAGGTTAAATGATTATAGTTCAAATCATTGCATGTTAccaatcagtggttctcaatcttTCTGACTCAAATTCTCAACAATTCAAATATGCAAATTTACTGAATGTGTATTGAACACCACAGCCTAGCCAGGACTTTTAATTTCGATTCACATCTTACCTTCCAGGTTGATGAGGAAGTTTCCTGTGCTCGTGACGGCATCCGATGGCAAATCCAGCGGGAGAGAGCTTGTCAAAGTCGTGCGTGAGGTCATCATGAGCTCGGTCAGCTGGGAGCAGGTGGATGTGGGCTCCTCTTGAAGAGACTGACAGGGAGGGATGGGAAAAAGAAATGTACGGAATACTTCACAACTAAGAAAACTCACAAATAAGGCTATGCTTCTGCGGCCAACATTTGTgctggtgtgaacaggccttcaaAATCTCTGATGTACCTCAATGAGCTCAAAGAACAGGCCGGGCTCAATGGAAATGATGAGTTCATACTTGGCAGCATTACATCCTGGAATAGATGACAGGAAGGAATCTCTGATGGCACACGCGCCCTCCACCGCTTCCTCCAGTCCTGGCCTCCGCCACACAGAACTGGTCTTAATCCAGCCACTACGAAACAAAGTGTCCCCCTCTACAGAAGAAGAGAGTATGAGAAGTGTTACAGTCTGTAGACGTACAGCGTCAGTTGTACAGAAACCGCGTGTGTCTACCATCGTGTCCTGGAGCGTGCAGGTACACCTCCTCAGCGAGATGAGGGAGCACAGGAGCGATAGAACGGCTCACTCCATCCAGAATCTCTTCTAGAACCGTCTGACATGACCTCCGACCAAGAGAGTCCTCAGGGTCACAGTACAGCCTGAGAGAGAAGATGAGAGCGTGACTTTTTGCAAACAGAACAGGATTTTAGTTACAAAACTGAATGCATGGTTACCGAtctttaatgatgctgaaatagaAGTTGGATAAATCTCTGGTGATGAAGGATTGCAGCAGACGGATGACACGGCCATTGTCAAACTCACTGTAAGCATCCGttacctgcagcacacacacaaacacacgggaTGTGAGCGACTGCAGAGTAGAGCTGGTTTATGCTCGGCTAACACGGAGACTCACCTTCATGCTGAACTCTCGGAGCACGTGCAGCATGTACTGATCTACGTAGTGCATTTGTTTAGGGTCCACGGCCTGGGAACGAGGATCAAAACCCTGGAGATTCCCCAAGAGAAACCTCAGTGTGTTCCTCAGCTGGAGAGAGGAGATCAGTTGAAAGAAAGGCCATTTGAACATAAACATTTGGATTTATAatactgttcaaacgtttggggtagGGAAGTCAAGTCATTTGATCTAAACGCAGTTAAACTTAAATATTATGAatcattacatttcaaaataaccaATTACtatgtgaatgtattttaaaaggtcATTAATAcccatgatggcaaagctgaatttttggcagccattactccagtcttcaatgtcacatgatctttcagataTCCTTCtaatgctgatttgatgcatttttaaatattacttcttattatcaatgtttaaacaAAGTTATGCCGTTAggtttttttgtgacatttttatttaaggattctttgaggaatagaaagttcagaagaatacCATTTCTTTCCAATATAATTCctttgtaacactataaatgtattttttatctattgcatccttgctaaataaaaatgtataaataaaaacattctttcTGACCTCAACCTTTGAAAGCTAGTGTAAAAATAACCCTTCGAACTAGAACTGGTTAGCAGGAAACTGATGCATTTCGTTTATTAGCCAGACCTTGTTGATGCTGTCTTTAGCAGCGTTTAGTGTGTTCGGCCCGATCTGAACCTCAGAAAACACATTCGACTCTGCAACCCACCATCTCAAAACATCAGCACCATATGGAGGGGACACAGACAAGTCCTGGGAGAGAGAAATTGATGTTTGAAAACACTGACTGACTGATATAATTTGATTCTAGAATTGGTTAATCACATCTTACCTTCCCTCCATTAATAACAACATCTGGGTCGATCACGTTGCCTATGGACTTAGACATTTTTTCTCCTTTCTCACTCACAGCAAATCCATGGACCACTAGggttctgaaacacacacagaatgtCACCAGTGTTTTTTGACATGGATTTGTCTTTTGCATATACACCTGCATTTGTATGACTCACTTGTAAGGGGCTTTATTCCGTACAGCTACACTGGTGAGAAGAGACGACTGAAACCAACCGCCGACCTGATCTTTCCCTTCAACGTATGAGTCTGCACGCGGATCTGattctgaaagagagagagaggcaataAGATTACACtacaacacaaataaatactTCTGGAACTAGACACACACCAAATACATGAATACAATGAAGCACCGCTTTGACTACTCACCAGGTAGCACTGCGGCCCATGAGGCCCCGCTGTCAAACCAGATATCCAGGACATCTTCACCCCGCACGTAATCAGACACTGCACCTGCTTTACTCTGAAAAACAATTTAGAACATGTACTGAATCGTTTTGGAGCaccaatcagaatgatttctgaatgatcatgtgacataagagacttcttaaaaaaaaaaaaaaaactaccggTAGTATATGAAAATGTACCTTCTGAAGCACCTCAGGAGTCAGAAACGTCTCCAGTGGCTCCGTCCACCAGCTGTCACTCCCCTTCTCAGAGAAAACATTAGCAATGTGTGTCACTGAatgtctgagagagaaagagggattaGGACTTTTAGCTTAAGAAGTCTTTATATGTGTTTGATTGGGTCTATGACGGTGTAAGTATATACTTGTTTAAGAGTGGCTCTCCAGTCTCTTTATGGTAGAACACTGGAATGGGGACGCCCCAGCTCCTCTGCCGGGATATACACCAGTATGTTCTTCTGTCCAGCATCGCCAACAAACTAGACCTCGCCGATTCAGGTATCACACGCACCTTCTTAAGGGCATCCTATAAAAACACATCCAAAGTGTATTTCTGTAGAAAATCACTTATATATAGCTTGAAATGTATTAGAAAACAGTTGCATTTTCTAATACttttgcgtaaaaaaaaaaaaaaaaaaacatgcccagatcactcaaaaaaaaaagtagtaaatatgtacaaattattttctaaaattgacTTAATTTACTAGAagcaaaatattgtaaaaaacaaaaacaaatgtaaaaatcttaacagtcctaaaaacattttttatttgttgaaaataaaaatattataatatgggGGTAAAATATGACCCATGTATATGCTATTCTATTCAGGAGGCCACTGGCTCACCTTGGCTTTGTCGTTGAGGCTGGCTGTGTTAATAAACCATTGTTTACTGGCTCTGATCACGACTGGCTGTTTGGTCCTCCAGTCGTACGGGTAACTGTGGACACAGTCCTCCTCCTTCACAATGGCACCCACTGCCTGCAGCATTGAGATtactgcccacacacacacacaaaacattagtTATGATTACAAGAATGCATATTCTTTTATCATTTCATACGGTCAAATTTAGTTCTATTTTTCTTGTAACAACATTTTCTCTTTCCTCCATCAATCTGACTCTCTCACCTGTGGCATTGCCTTCGGTCATCACAGATTTCTTCTGCAGTTCAGGCCCAGCCAGTTCTGTAAACCTGCCCTCCTCATCCACTATGCACTCCTAGAGAAAGAAAGACTTCAATTAATAGTCAACAACCCAATATTTTCCTGTTTTCAGCATATACAGATGTGGGCGACATACTACTGGCAGATTAAAGTGCGTAGCAACACCGTAGTCCTCCATGCCGTGGGCAGGAGCTGTGTGGACCAATCCGGTTCCCTTTGTCATGGTCACATGGTTAGCCGGCAACAAAGGCGCTTGTTTTGCAGGAATTGTGGGATGCTGACAGACTCCACCTTCGAGGTCTGACCCTGGAGATGAgtgaaagagaaacagagagatgc encodes the following:
- the LOC127976150 gene encoding isoleucine--tRNA ligase, mitochondrial is translated as MLLLRRSAVGLGGVARWGLRCLCSGDAAGRYRNTVLLPRTDFPMRVNGPNLLEREIQQKCGFDQLYTWQREKKAKKEYCLHDGPPYANGDPHVGHALNKILKDIRNRFEVLRGRQVHYVPGWDCHGLPIELKALGDLGTNELTPLQIRQKAREFAESAISRQRAAFQRWGVMAHWENCYYTFDGKYEAAQLKVFQDMHNKGLIYQDYKPVFWSPSSRTALAEAELEYNPEHVSRALYITFPLLTLPAKLAAKAESWGHVSALIWTTQPWTIPANQAVCYMPKVQYSLVKRADNEQLLLVASERISSLASVLKTNLESLATFTGSDLEGGVCQHPTIPAKQAPLLPANHVTMTKGTGLVHTAPAHGMEDYGVATHFNLPVECIVDEEGRFTELAGPELQKKSVMTEGNATVISMLQAVGAIVKEEDCVHSYPYDWRTKQPVVIRASKQWFINTASLNDKAKDALKKVRVIPESARSSLLAMLDRRTYWCISRQRSWGVPIPVFYHKETGEPLLNKHSVTHIANVFSEKGSDSWWTEPLETFLTPEVLQKSKAGAVSDYVRGEDVLDIWFDSGASWAAVLPESDPRADSYVEGKDQVGGWFQSSLLTSVAVRNKAPYKTLVVHGFAVSEKGEKMSKSIGNVIDPDVVINGGKDLSVSPPYGADVLRWWVAESNVFSEVQIGPNTLNAAKDSINKLRNTLRFLLGNLQGFDPRSQAVDPKQMHYVDQYMLHVLREFSMKVTDAYSEFDNGRVIRLLQSFITRDLSNFYFSIIKDRLYCDPEDSLGRRSCQTVLEEILDGVSRSIAPVLPHLAEEVYLHAPGHDEGDTLFRSGWIKTSSVWRRPGLEEAVEGACAIRDSFLSSIPGCNAAKYELIISIEPGLFFELIESLQEEPTSTCSQLTELMMTSRTTLTSSLPLDLPSDAVTSTGNFLINLEGGMIREESSYSVAAMPTSLSRCPRCRRYTSDEPDCLCPRCKTVLENAK